A region from the Andrena cerasifolii isolate SP2316 chromosome 9, iyAndCera1_principal, whole genome shotgun sequence genome encodes:
- the Dnmt3 gene encoding DNA methyltransferase 3 isoform X2 → MKPQGISSLVDQQQRKRRGGRDSVKSWAEKSVWSLVCAMELGLIPEPSLESVSFAAFSDGGALVETTAAVTKEFPSINSPIDAVANRSPREPLGLVARLPAQPPRKPPPGRRRAAKSTTAERNVYAGWRDRARNTTVENFWKSCKRKVGRPRKRASRNRQDLPFPFQQMDGDLFLHQTRSADLPNGIGYQDYQTSKLRDVDKRTPQRYQSASAVGRRSFACARTADRQVHRSNERERCVSKSRAKRKNNLKAAKIVEAEPSTVLVPLKNQAPTPNDRDEEVYTEDYWEYGQTDLCTPFIDPAMMNTRGSARFQPSPINYETMTEFPPFESNSLDDVDALPLAERISNGSKSSVEDEQDRSAGSSDQSERKYSGVFNDGSNDADLVDHEQRSTSVERRKQRTKRSLPLSSRSEKDDNDDPLCKSAESGATCNEKQASSVKRGKAGSTGSVIGASARGAPKIDAIQGKMLGNDSEYRDMRRVTRGSKRISKENFVGKLVWGSCSGWWPALIVDAGHVGMLSEAGKLWVYWIGEARISLLSEKTQIEPFSCNLKYRLTQNPNVARVRAIDATMQMLRKRLGCTLTKPYSTWIHNNFSQVIETLDEIKFYPYPPKIQQKLDHLKEKNAKVTEKYLLDQKRESQAKKVPEKPQESPQQNNVDLTRLPLRDQHPGVVTWAKIAGHNWWPAMIIDYRDCCMREPSFGCQWIMWYGDYKLSEVHHQLFLRFEKGIEKLRDYINNTKKHAYLVGVLQASKDHCSRFGCATDDWTLADAFKYFSQANRPARQDPPRKGDSVKIYDKYSTHIVKKLNELKNNPNIDDQRADDIKSSDDLRSVISGQTPLESLCLKCLKTPKDATEAHPFFEGSLCKDCSEQYKPCMFVFGNDAKCFYCTVCASSGTVIICDNEDCPRVYCTACMKHLLCPTTYDEVLQEDPWECFLCKSSSGSSSSTVVKPRPSWKDKIIDMFRTNCNSKVRVTEHSDVKRKIRVLSLFDGLSTGLLVLQKLSLVVDVYYASEIDSDALMVSASHFGDRIVQLGDVRDITKEKIKEIGPIDLLIGGSPCNDLSLANPARLGLYDPRGTGVLFFEYCRIMKLVKRINSGRRLFWMYENVASMPSEYRLEINKHLGQEPDVIDSADFSPQHRLRLYWHNLPIEPHFLSFQGEQDVQEFLTPHCQRYALVKKIRTVTTKVNSLKQGKLALKPILMKDESDSLWITELEEIFGFPRHYTDVKNLSATKRQRLIGKSWSVQTLTAILRPLCPFFECNSIDTN, encoded by the exons AGGAAGAGGCGAGGCGGAAGGGATTCCGTGAAGTCGTGGGCGGAGAAGAGCGTCTGGTCCTTGGTATGCGCCATGGAGTTAGGTTTGATACCGGAGCCAAGCCTGGAAAGTGTCTCGTTCGCCGCGTTCTCGGATGGCGGGGCGCTGGTGGAAACGACTGCAGCGGTTACCAAGGAATTCCCCTCGATAAATTCCCCAATCGACGCGGTGGCGAATCGTTCGCCGCGAGAGCCTCTTGGACTCGTCGCGAGGTTGCCCGCGCAGCCCCCCAGGAAGCCCCCGCCGGGCAGAAGGCGCGCCGCGAAATCTACGACCGCCGAGAGGAACGTTTACGCGGGCTGGAGGGACCGCGCGAGGAATACCACGGTGGAGAATTTTTGGAAGTCGTGCAAGAGAAAAGTGGGAAGACCGAGGAAACGGGCGAGCAGGAATCGTCAGGACTTGCCCTTCCCTTTCCAGCAAATGGATGGGGATCTCTTTCTCCATCAGACTCGGAGCGCCGACCTTCCCAATGGAATCGGCTACCAGGATTACCAAACTTCGAAGCTCAGGGACGTCGACAAGAGGACTCCGCAGCGCTACCAATCGGCGAGCGCCGTCGGGCGGAGAAGCTTCGCCTGTGCACGCACCGCTGATCGTCAGGTGCATCGTAGCAACGAGAGGGAAAGGTGCGTATCGAAAAGTCGCGCGAAGAGGAAGAATAATCTCAAGGCCGCCAAAATTGTGGAAGCTGAACCTTCCACGGTCCTCGTACCCTTAAAAAACCAAGCTCCCACCCCTAACGATCGAGACGAAGAAGTCTACACCGAGGACTACTGGGAATACGGTCAAACCGATCTCTGTACTCCATTCATCGATCCCGCGATGATGAATACCCGCGGTAGCGCACGCTTCCAGCCTTCGCCGATCAACTACGAAACGATGACCGAGTTTCCCCCGTTCGAGTCGAATTCACTGGATGACGTCGATGCGCTTCCGCTGGCCGAGAGGATCTCGAACGGGAGCAAATCCTCGGTGGAAGACGAGCAGGATCGTTCCGCGGGAAGCAGCGATCAAAGCGAGCGCAAGTACAGCGGGGTGTTCAACGACGGTTCAAACGATGCCGATCTCGTGGATCACGAGCAACGATCAACCAGCGTCGAGAGACGTAAACAGCGGACGAAACGCAGCCTGCCGCTTTCGTCTCGTAGCGAAAAAGACGATAACGACGATCCTCTATGCAAATCGGCCGAGAGCGGTGCTACCTGTAACGAGAAGCAGGCCTCCAGCGTGAAAAGGGGCAAGGCAGGCTCGACTGGGAGCGTAATCGGCGCGTCAGCGAGGGGCGCTCCGAAAATTGACGCGATTCAAGGGAAAATGCTTGGAAACGACTCGGAGTATCGCGATATGAGGAGGGTGACGCGTGGTTCCAAGAGGATCAGCAAGGAGAACTTTGTCGGGAAGCTGGTGTGGGGCAGCTGCTCGGGATGGTGGCCAG CGTTAATTGTGGACGCGGGCCATGTAGGGATGTTATCCGAGGCGGGAAAATTGTGGGTTTACTGGATCGGAGAAGCTCGTATATCATTA CTGAGCGAAAAGACACAGATCGAGCCGTTCTCGTGCAACCTGAAGTACAGACTGACGCAGAACCCGAACGTGGCGCGGGTCCGAGCCATCGACGCAACTATGCAG ATGCTGCGCAAACGGCTCGGCTGCACCCTCACGAAGCCTTACTCCACTTGGATCCACAACAATTTCTCGCAAGTGATCGAGA CGCTGGACGAGATCAAGTTCTACCCGTACCCGCCCAAGATACAGCAGAAGCTGGACCACTTGAAGGAGAAGAACGCGAAAGTCACCGAGAAGTACTTGCTGGACCAAAAGC GTGAAAGCCAGGCGAAAAAGGTCCCCGAGAAGCCGCAAGAGTCGCCGCAACAGAACAACGTGGATTTGACGCGCCTGCCGCTGAGGGACCAGCACCCGGGGGTCGTAACCTGGGCGAAAATCGCCGGGCACAATTGGTGGCCAG CGATGATTATCGATTACCGCGACTGTTGCATGCGTGAGCCGAGCTTCGGCTGCCAGTGGATCATGTGGTACGGGGACTACAAGCTCTCAGAG GTCCATCATCAGTTGTTCCTGAGGTTCGAGAAGGGAATCGAGAAGCTGCGCGACTACATAAACAACACTAAGAAGCACGCTTACCTCGTGGGTGTTCTGCAAGCCTCGAAG GACCACTGCTCCCGTTTCGGCTGTGCGACCGACGACTGGACGCTGGCGGACGCGTTCAAATACTTCTCGCAAGCGAATCGCCCAGCGCGACAGGATCCCCCGAGGAAGGGAGACTCCGTGAAAATATACGACAAGTACTCCACGCACATCGTCAAGAAGCTAAACGAGCTGAAGAACAACCCGAACATAGACGACCAGCGGGCGGACGACATAAAGAGCAGCG ACGATCTACGCTCGGTGATCAGCGGCCAAACCCCTCTAGAATCCTTGTGCTTGAAATGCTTGAAGACCCCGAAAGATGCCACAGAAGCCCACCCCTTCTTCGAAGGATCCCTCTGCAAGGATTGCTCG GAACAGTATAAGCCCTGCATGTTCGTCTTCGGGAACGATGCGAAATGC TTCTACTGCACGGTTTGCGCCAGCTCCGGGACGGTGATCATCTGCGACAACGAGGACTGCCCGAG GGTTTACTGCACAGCCTGCATGAAACACTTGCTGTGCCCGACGACGTACGACGAGGTGCTGCAGGAGGATCCTTGGGAGTGCTTCCTCTGCAAGAGCAGCTCCGGGTCGTCCTCCAGCACCGTCGTCAAGCCGCGGCCCAGCTGGAAGGACAAGATAATCGACATGTTCCGCACGAATTGCAACTCGAAGGTGCGAGTGACCGAGCACAGCGACGTGAAGAGAAAGATCCGCGTGCTTTCACTGTTCGATGGTTTGAGTACAG GACTGCTGGTGCTCCAGAAGCTGAGCTTGGTCGTGGACGTTTACTACGCCAGCGAAATCGACTCAGACGCGCTGATGGTCAGCGCGTCGCACTTCGGCGATCGCATCGTTCAACTCGGCGACGTCAGGGACATAACGAAGGAGAAGATCAAGGAGATTGGCCCGATCGATCTCCTGATCGGTGGGTCGCCGTGCAACGACTTGAGCCTGGCTAATCCTGCGCGGCTCGGCCTCTATG ACCCAAGGGGTACAGGGGTCCTCTTCTTCGAGTACTGTCGAATTATGAAGCTGGTGAAGAGAATTAACAGCGGGCGTCGCCTGTTTTGGATGTACGAGAACGTCGCCTCGATGCCCAGCGAGTACAGATTAGAGATTAACAA GCACTTGGGTCAAGAACCAGACGTGATAGACTCCGCAGACTTCTCGCCCCAGCACAGGCTGAGGCTGTACTGGCACAATCTGCCGATAGAACCGCATTTCTTATCTTTCCAAGGGGAGCAGGACGTGCAGGAATTTCTGACGCCGCACTGCCAGCGCTACGCGCTCGTCAAGAAGATCCGAACCGTCACCACGAAAGTGAATTCTCTGAAGCAAG GTAAATTGGCGTTGAAACCGATCCTGATGAAGGACGAGAGCGACTCGCTGTGGATCACCGAGCTCGAGGAGATATTCGGCTTCCCCCGACACTACACGGACGTGAAGAATCTGTCGGCCACGAAGAGGCAGAGATTGATTGGGAAATCCTGGAGCGTGCAAACTTTAACTGCAATCTTGAGACCACTTTGCCCGTTTTTCGAGTGCAATTCGATCGATACCAATTAA
- the Dnmt3 gene encoding DNA methyltransferase 3 isoform X1, with amino-acid sequence MKPQGISSLVDQQQVCQRKRRGGRDSVKSWAEKSVWSLVCAMELGLIPEPSLESVSFAAFSDGGALVETTAAVTKEFPSINSPIDAVANRSPREPLGLVARLPAQPPRKPPPGRRRAAKSTTAERNVYAGWRDRARNTTVENFWKSCKRKVGRPRKRASRNRQDLPFPFQQMDGDLFLHQTRSADLPNGIGYQDYQTSKLRDVDKRTPQRYQSASAVGRRSFACARTADRQVHRSNERERCVSKSRAKRKNNLKAAKIVEAEPSTVLVPLKNQAPTPNDRDEEVYTEDYWEYGQTDLCTPFIDPAMMNTRGSARFQPSPINYETMTEFPPFESNSLDDVDALPLAERISNGSKSSVEDEQDRSAGSSDQSERKYSGVFNDGSNDADLVDHEQRSTSVERRKQRTKRSLPLSSRSEKDDNDDPLCKSAESGATCNEKQASSVKRGKAGSTGSVIGASARGAPKIDAIQGKMLGNDSEYRDMRRVTRGSKRISKENFVGKLVWGSCSGWWPALIVDAGHVGMLSEAGKLWVYWIGEARISLLSEKTQIEPFSCNLKYRLTQNPNVARVRAIDATMQMLRKRLGCTLTKPYSTWIHNNFSQVIETLDEIKFYPYPPKIQQKLDHLKEKNAKVTEKYLLDQKRESQAKKVPEKPQESPQQNNVDLTRLPLRDQHPGVVTWAKIAGHNWWPAMIIDYRDCCMREPSFGCQWIMWYGDYKLSEVHHQLFLRFEKGIEKLRDYINNTKKHAYLVGVLQASKDHCSRFGCATDDWTLADAFKYFSQANRPARQDPPRKGDSVKIYDKYSTHIVKKLNELKNNPNIDDQRADDIKSSDDLRSVISGQTPLESLCLKCLKTPKDATEAHPFFEGSLCKDCSEQYKPCMFVFGNDAKCFYCTVCASSGTVIICDNEDCPRVYCTACMKHLLCPTTYDEVLQEDPWECFLCKSSSGSSSSTVVKPRPSWKDKIIDMFRTNCNSKVRVTEHSDVKRKIRVLSLFDGLSTGLLVLQKLSLVVDVYYASEIDSDALMVSASHFGDRIVQLGDVRDITKEKIKEIGPIDLLIGGSPCNDLSLANPARLGLYDPRGTGVLFFEYCRIMKLVKRINSGRRLFWMYENVASMPSEYRLEINKHLGQEPDVIDSADFSPQHRLRLYWHNLPIEPHFLSFQGEQDVQEFLTPHCQRYALVKKIRTVTTKVNSLKQGKLALKPILMKDESDSLWITELEEIFGFPRHYTDVKNLSATKRQRLIGKSWSVQTLTAILRPLCPFFECNSIDTN; translated from the exons GTCTGCCAGAGGAAGAGGCGAGGCGGAAGGGATTCCGTGAAGTCGTGGGCGGAGAAGAGCGTCTGGTCCTTGGTATGCGCCATGGAGTTAGGTTTGATACCGGAGCCAAGCCTGGAAAGTGTCTCGTTCGCCGCGTTCTCGGATGGCGGGGCGCTGGTGGAAACGACTGCAGCGGTTACCAAGGAATTCCCCTCGATAAATTCCCCAATCGACGCGGTGGCGAATCGTTCGCCGCGAGAGCCTCTTGGACTCGTCGCGAGGTTGCCCGCGCAGCCCCCCAGGAAGCCCCCGCCGGGCAGAAGGCGCGCCGCGAAATCTACGACCGCCGAGAGGAACGTTTACGCGGGCTGGAGGGACCGCGCGAGGAATACCACGGTGGAGAATTTTTGGAAGTCGTGCAAGAGAAAAGTGGGAAGACCGAGGAAACGGGCGAGCAGGAATCGTCAGGACTTGCCCTTCCCTTTCCAGCAAATGGATGGGGATCTCTTTCTCCATCAGACTCGGAGCGCCGACCTTCCCAATGGAATCGGCTACCAGGATTACCAAACTTCGAAGCTCAGGGACGTCGACAAGAGGACTCCGCAGCGCTACCAATCGGCGAGCGCCGTCGGGCGGAGAAGCTTCGCCTGTGCACGCACCGCTGATCGTCAGGTGCATCGTAGCAACGAGAGGGAAAGGTGCGTATCGAAAAGTCGCGCGAAGAGGAAGAATAATCTCAAGGCCGCCAAAATTGTGGAAGCTGAACCTTCCACGGTCCTCGTACCCTTAAAAAACCAAGCTCCCACCCCTAACGATCGAGACGAAGAAGTCTACACCGAGGACTACTGGGAATACGGTCAAACCGATCTCTGTACTCCATTCATCGATCCCGCGATGATGAATACCCGCGGTAGCGCACGCTTCCAGCCTTCGCCGATCAACTACGAAACGATGACCGAGTTTCCCCCGTTCGAGTCGAATTCACTGGATGACGTCGATGCGCTTCCGCTGGCCGAGAGGATCTCGAACGGGAGCAAATCCTCGGTGGAAGACGAGCAGGATCGTTCCGCGGGAAGCAGCGATCAAAGCGAGCGCAAGTACAGCGGGGTGTTCAACGACGGTTCAAACGATGCCGATCTCGTGGATCACGAGCAACGATCAACCAGCGTCGAGAGACGTAAACAGCGGACGAAACGCAGCCTGCCGCTTTCGTCTCGTAGCGAAAAAGACGATAACGACGATCCTCTATGCAAATCGGCCGAGAGCGGTGCTACCTGTAACGAGAAGCAGGCCTCCAGCGTGAAAAGGGGCAAGGCAGGCTCGACTGGGAGCGTAATCGGCGCGTCAGCGAGGGGCGCTCCGAAAATTGACGCGATTCAAGGGAAAATGCTTGGAAACGACTCGGAGTATCGCGATATGAGGAGGGTGACGCGTGGTTCCAAGAGGATCAGCAAGGAGAACTTTGTCGGGAAGCTGGTGTGGGGCAGCTGCTCGGGATGGTGGCCAG CGTTAATTGTGGACGCGGGCCATGTAGGGATGTTATCCGAGGCGGGAAAATTGTGGGTTTACTGGATCGGAGAAGCTCGTATATCATTA CTGAGCGAAAAGACACAGATCGAGCCGTTCTCGTGCAACCTGAAGTACAGACTGACGCAGAACCCGAACGTGGCGCGGGTCCGAGCCATCGACGCAACTATGCAG ATGCTGCGCAAACGGCTCGGCTGCACCCTCACGAAGCCTTACTCCACTTGGATCCACAACAATTTCTCGCAAGTGATCGAGA CGCTGGACGAGATCAAGTTCTACCCGTACCCGCCCAAGATACAGCAGAAGCTGGACCACTTGAAGGAGAAGAACGCGAAAGTCACCGAGAAGTACTTGCTGGACCAAAAGC GTGAAAGCCAGGCGAAAAAGGTCCCCGAGAAGCCGCAAGAGTCGCCGCAACAGAACAACGTGGATTTGACGCGCCTGCCGCTGAGGGACCAGCACCCGGGGGTCGTAACCTGGGCGAAAATCGCCGGGCACAATTGGTGGCCAG CGATGATTATCGATTACCGCGACTGTTGCATGCGTGAGCCGAGCTTCGGCTGCCAGTGGATCATGTGGTACGGGGACTACAAGCTCTCAGAG GTCCATCATCAGTTGTTCCTGAGGTTCGAGAAGGGAATCGAGAAGCTGCGCGACTACATAAACAACACTAAGAAGCACGCTTACCTCGTGGGTGTTCTGCAAGCCTCGAAG GACCACTGCTCCCGTTTCGGCTGTGCGACCGACGACTGGACGCTGGCGGACGCGTTCAAATACTTCTCGCAAGCGAATCGCCCAGCGCGACAGGATCCCCCGAGGAAGGGAGACTCCGTGAAAATATACGACAAGTACTCCACGCACATCGTCAAGAAGCTAAACGAGCTGAAGAACAACCCGAACATAGACGACCAGCGGGCGGACGACATAAAGAGCAGCG ACGATCTACGCTCGGTGATCAGCGGCCAAACCCCTCTAGAATCCTTGTGCTTGAAATGCTTGAAGACCCCGAAAGATGCCACAGAAGCCCACCCCTTCTTCGAAGGATCCCTCTGCAAGGATTGCTCG GAACAGTATAAGCCCTGCATGTTCGTCTTCGGGAACGATGCGAAATGC TTCTACTGCACGGTTTGCGCCAGCTCCGGGACGGTGATCATCTGCGACAACGAGGACTGCCCGAG GGTTTACTGCACAGCCTGCATGAAACACTTGCTGTGCCCGACGACGTACGACGAGGTGCTGCAGGAGGATCCTTGGGAGTGCTTCCTCTGCAAGAGCAGCTCCGGGTCGTCCTCCAGCACCGTCGTCAAGCCGCGGCCCAGCTGGAAGGACAAGATAATCGACATGTTCCGCACGAATTGCAACTCGAAGGTGCGAGTGACCGAGCACAGCGACGTGAAGAGAAAGATCCGCGTGCTTTCACTGTTCGATGGTTTGAGTACAG GACTGCTGGTGCTCCAGAAGCTGAGCTTGGTCGTGGACGTTTACTACGCCAGCGAAATCGACTCAGACGCGCTGATGGTCAGCGCGTCGCACTTCGGCGATCGCATCGTTCAACTCGGCGACGTCAGGGACATAACGAAGGAGAAGATCAAGGAGATTGGCCCGATCGATCTCCTGATCGGTGGGTCGCCGTGCAACGACTTGAGCCTGGCTAATCCTGCGCGGCTCGGCCTCTATG ACCCAAGGGGTACAGGGGTCCTCTTCTTCGAGTACTGTCGAATTATGAAGCTGGTGAAGAGAATTAACAGCGGGCGTCGCCTGTTTTGGATGTACGAGAACGTCGCCTCGATGCCCAGCGAGTACAGATTAGAGATTAACAA GCACTTGGGTCAAGAACCAGACGTGATAGACTCCGCAGACTTCTCGCCCCAGCACAGGCTGAGGCTGTACTGGCACAATCTGCCGATAGAACCGCATTTCTTATCTTTCCAAGGGGAGCAGGACGTGCAGGAATTTCTGACGCCGCACTGCCAGCGCTACGCGCTCGTCAAGAAGATCCGAACCGTCACCACGAAAGTGAATTCTCTGAAGCAAG GTAAATTGGCGTTGAAACCGATCCTGATGAAGGACGAGAGCGACTCGCTGTGGATCACCGAGCTCGAGGAGATATTCGGCTTCCCCCGACACTACACGGACGTGAAGAATCTGTCGGCCACGAAGAGGCAGAGATTGATTGGGAAATCCTGGAGCGTGCAAACTTTAACTGCAATCTTGAGACCACTTTGCCCGTTTTTCGAGTGCAATTCGATCGATACCAATTAA
- the Dnmt3 gene encoding DNA methyltransferase 3 isoform X6: MQMLRKRLGCTLTKPYSTWIHNNFSQVIETLDEIKFYPYPPKIQQKLDHLKEKNAKVTEKYLLDQKRESQAKKVPEKPQESPQQNNVDLTRLPLRDQHPGVVTWAKIAGHNWWPAMIIDYRDCCMREPSFGCQWIMWYGDYKLSEVHHQLFLRFEKGIEKLRDYINNTKKHAYLVGVLQASKDHCSRFGCATDDWTLADAFKYFSQANRPARQDPPRKGDSVKIYDKYSTHIVKKLNELKNNPNIDDQRADDIKSSDDLRSVISGQTPLESLCLKCLKTPKDATEAHPFFEGSLCKDCSEQYKPCMFVFGNDAKCFYCTVCASSGTVIICDNEDCPRVYCTACMKHLLCPTTYDEVLQEDPWECFLCKSSSGSSSSTVVKPRPSWKDKIIDMFRTNCNSKVRVTEHSDVKRKIRVLSLFDGLSTGLLVLQKLSLVVDVYYASEIDSDALMVSASHFGDRIVQLGDVRDITKEKIKEIGPIDLLIGGSPCNDLSLANPARLGLYDPRGTGVLFFEYCRIMKLVKRINSGRRLFWMYENVASMPSEYRLEINKHLGQEPDVIDSADFSPQHRLRLYWHNLPIEPHFLSFQGEQDVQEFLTPHCQRYALVKKIRTVTTKVNSLKQGKLALKPILMKDESDSLWITELEEIFGFPRHYTDVKNLSATKRQRLIGKSWSVQTLTAILRPLCPFFECNSIDTN, encoded by the exons ATGCAG ATGCTGCGCAAACGGCTCGGCTGCACCCTCACGAAGCCTTACTCCACTTGGATCCACAACAATTTCTCGCAAGTGATCGAGA CGCTGGACGAGATCAAGTTCTACCCGTACCCGCCCAAGATACAGCAGAAGCTGGACCACTTGAAGGAGAAGAACGCGAAAGTCACCGAGAAGTACTTGCTGGACCAAAAGC GTGAAAGCCAGGCGAAAAAGGTCCCCGAGAAGCCGCAAGAGTCGCCGCAACAGAACAACGTGGATTTGACGCGCCTGCCGCTGAGGGACCAGCACCCGGGGGTCGTAACCTGGGCGAAAATCGCCGGGCACAATTGGTGGCCAG CGATGATTATCGATTACCGCGACTGTTGCATGCGTGAGCCGAGCTTCGGCTGCCAGTGGATCATGTGGTACGGGGACTACAAGCTCTCAGAG GTCCATCATCAGTTGTTCCTGAGGTTCGAGAAGGGAATCGAGAAGCTGCGCGACTACATAAACAACACTAAGAAGCACGCTTACCTCGTGGGTGTTCTGCAAGCCTCGAAG GACCACTGCTCCCGTTTCGGCTGTGCGACCGACGACTGGACGCTGGCGGACGCGTTCAAATACTTCTCGCAAGCGAATCGCCCAGCGCGACAGGATCCCCCGAGGAAGGGAGACTCCGTGAAAATATACGACAAGTACTCCACGCACATCGTCAAGAAGCTAAACGAGCTGAAGAACAACCCGAACATAGACGACCAGCGGGCGGACGACATAAAGAGCAGCG ACGATCTACGCTCGGTGATCAGCGGCCAAACCCCTCTAGAATCCTTGTGCTTGAAATGCTTGAAGACCCCGAAAGATGCCACAGAAGCCCACCCCTTCTTCGAAGGATCCCTCTGCAAGGATTGCTCG GAACAGTATAAGCCCTGCATGTTCGTCTTCGGGAACGATGCGAAATGC TTCTACTGCACGGTTTGCGCCAGCTCCGGGACGGTGATCATCTGCGACAACGAGGACTGCCCGAG GGTTTACTGCACAGCCTGCATGAAACACTTGCTGTGCCCGACGACGTACGACGAGGTGCTGCAGGAGGATCCTTGGGAGTGCTTCCTCTGCAAGAGCAGCTCCGGGTCGTCCTCCAGCACCGTCGTCAAGCCGCGGCCCAGCTGGAAGGACAAGATAATCGACATGTTCCGCACGAATTGCAACTCGAAGGTGCGAGTGACCGAGCACAGCGACGTGAAGAGAAAGATCCGCGTGCTTTCACTGTTCGATGGTTTGAGTACAG GACTGCTGGTGCTCCAGAAGCTGAGCTTGGTCGTGGACGTTTACTACGCCAGCGAAATCGACTCAGACGCGCTGATGGTCAGCGCGTCGCACTTCGGCGATCGCATCGTTCAACTCGGCGACGTCAGGGACATAACGAAGGAGAAGATCAAGGAGATTGGCCCGATCGATCTCCTGATCGGTGGGTCGCCGTGCAACGACTTGAGCCTGGCTAATCCTGCGCGGCTCGGCCTCTATG ACCCAAGGGGTACAGGGGTCCTCTTCTTCGAGTACTGTCGAATTATGAAGCTGGTGAAGAGAATTAACAGCGGGCGTCGCCTGTTTTGGATGTACGAGAACGTCGCCTCGATGCCCAGCGAGTACAGATTAGAGATTAACAA GCACTTGGGTCAAGAACCAGACGTGATAGACTCCGCAGACTTCTCGCCCCAGCACAGGCTGAGGCTGTACTGGCACAATCTGCCGATAGAACCGCATTTCTTATCTTTCCAAGGGGAGCAGGACGTGCAGGAATTTCTGACGCCGCACTGCCAGCGCTACGCGCTCGTCAAGAAGATCCGAACCGTCACCACGAAAGTGAATTCTCTGAAGCAAG GTAAATTGGCGTTGAAACCGATCCTGATGAAGGACGAGAGCGACTCGCTGTGGATCACCGAGCTCGAGGAGATATTCGGCTTCCCCCGACACTACACGGACGTGAAGAATCTGTCGGCCACGAAGAGGCAGAGATTGATTGGGAAATCCTGGAGCGTGCAAACTTTAACTGCAATCTTGAGACCACTTTGCCCGTTTTTCGAGTGCAATTCGATCGATACCAATTAA